The Nitrospira sp. genome contains a region encoding:
- the rph gene encoding ribonuclease PH → MSGISGLGRFDGRRKDQVRPVKVTRHFIKHAEGAVLIEMGDTKVICTASVEEKVPPFLKGKGTGWVTAEYAMLPRATHERSPREAVKGKQGGRTLEIQRLVGRALRSVTDLSQLGERSIWIDCDVIQADGGTRTASITGAFIALADACTVLKKRDLLKKMPLTDYLAAISVGKVGGEVMVDLAYTEDSMAEVDMNLVMTGRGRYVEVQGTAERTPFAKQDMDDFLALGWQAIQRLTAIQKELIGALD, encoded by the coding sequence ATGAGTGGAATTTCAGGCTTAGGACGTTTCGATGGGCGCCGGAAGGATCAAGTCCGCCCCGTCAAGGTGACACGGCATTTCATCAAACATGCGGAAGGGGCTGTGCTCATCGAGATGGGAGATACGAAGGTGATCTGTACGGCATCGGTCGAGGAAAAGGTTCCGCCGTTTCTCAAAGGCAAGGGAACCGGATGGGTCACGGCGGAATACGCCATGTTGCCTCGTGCGACGCACGAGCGGTCGCCTCGAGAGGCGGTCAAGGGCAAACAAGGCGGGAGAACTCTGGAAATTCAGCGGCTGGTCGGGCGAGCCTTGCGATCCGTTACCGACTTGTCTCAATTGGGAGAGCGGTCTATCTGGATCGATTGCGACGTGATTCAAGCGGATGGAGGCACCAGGACAGCCTCCATTACAGGTGCCTTCATTGCGCTGGCCGATGCCTGTACCGTGCTGAAAAAGCGAGATCTCTTGAAAAAGATGCCATTAACCGACTACTTGGCGGCCATCAGCGTTGGAAAGGTCGGCGGAGAAGTCATGGTGGACCTGGCGTACACCGAGGATTCGATGGCGGAAGTGGATATGAACTTAGTCATGACCGGTCGCGGCCGCTATGTCGAAGTGCAAGGCACGGCGGAACGCACGCCGTTTGCCAAGCAGGATATGGATGACTTTTTGGCGCTCGGGTGGCAAGCCATCCAACGGCTTACCGCCATTCAGAAAGAGCTGATCGGTGCGCTCGATTGA
- a CDS encoding response regulator: MATLLDSTHQALLDNRNILVVDDEEPIRRLLAYMLESHGYSVDCAADAREARQKLGSEPFALMLCDVNMPGESGMDLVRHILGEHHHTAAIMVTGLDSSVLANAALDVGAFGYIIKPFESNEVLIDVANAFRRRRLEMENRLHRENLEDMVRTRTLALQQALDWLERSEKELRLSREETIQRLAIAAEFRDSSTAQHIQRMAHYSELLARKAGLSPERCDLIRTASPMHDIGKIGTPDHVLLKPGRFTEEEFGVIAQHAEIGYRILSGSDAELLKVAALIAYTHHERYDGTGYPRGLKGEAIPIEGRIVAIADAFDALTTQRVYKPAFEISHAIELMLKNRGKHFDPELLDLFVASVDELAHIRDQYADRTDLTTFRQS; encoded by the coding sequence ATGGCGACACTGCTGGATTCCACGCATCAAGCGCTTCTCGATAACCGCAACATTCTAGTTGTCGACGATGAAGAGCCGATCAGACGTCTCCTCGCCTACATGCTTGAATCTCACGGTTATTCCGTTGATTGCGCCGCAGACGCGCGTGAGGCCCGGCAAAAACTGGGATCGGAACCCTTTGCGTTGATGCTGTGCGACGTCAATATGCCAGGAGAATCCGGCATGGACCTCGTGCGCCACATCCTCGGGGAACATCATCATACTGCGGCCATCATGGTCACAGGCCTCGACAGCTCGGTCCTGGCCAACGCTGCGCTGGACGTCGGCGCCTTTGGATACATCATCAAGCCGTTCGAGTCGAACGAAGTGTTGATCGACGTCGCCAACGCGTTCCGCCGACGCCGTCTTGAGATGGAAAACCGTCTCCATCGCGAGAACCTGGAGGATATGGTCCGGACGAGAACGCTGGCGTTACAGCAGGCATTGGACTGGCTTGAACGCAGCGAAAAAGAGCTCCGCCTCTCGCGCGAAGAGACCATTCAGCGGCTGGCCATCGCCGCGGAGTTCCGTGACAGCTCAACCGCGCAACATATTCAACGCATGGCCCACTACTCCGAGTTGCTCGCCCGCAAGGCGGGGCTGTCTCCTGAGCGATGCGACCTGATCCGTACAGCCAGTCCCATGCACGATATCGGCAAGATCGGCACTCCGGATCATGTGTTGCTGAAACCTGGACGGTTCACGGAGGAGGAATTCGGGGTCATCGCGCAACATGCGGAGATCGGCTACCGAATTCTCAGCGGTTCCGATGCAGAGCTACTGAAAGTCGCGGCCTTGATCGCCTACACCCATCACGAGCGCTATGACGGCACTGGGTATCCCCGCGGGCTGAAGGGCGAGGCTATTCCTATCGAGGGCCGCATCGTCGCGATCGCCGATGCCTTTGATGCACTCACGACACAGCGGGTTTATAAACCGGCCTTCGAGATCAGTCACGCGATTGAACTGATGCTGAAAAACCGCGGCAAACATTTCGACCCCGAACTGCTGGATCTCTTCGTCGCATCGGTCGATGAATTGGCGCACATCCGCGATCAATACGCTGATCGCACGGACCTCACCACATTCCGCCAGTCGTAG
- a CDS encoding copper oxidase codes for MNRSGTFAAALCLIAGVAGCSGDDPAANPANNGQRPVAAATFDVTDEPGHWFDTGTPVAGTRSLAIVKPGDRVRFLQTRSQFGPNGRSRVEAFHTVTSLIWPVDATPAERLDQDKANKDDHDVVLRTPGLHVFVCKLHPYMLAGVIVDDSKTEGLDIGEKLHLLGVTHTEDARKPAAAANAFPSNSDLGLRLLRAFFIVTSPSNWKDYTKVGTPYKPAYPAVPVRVTGGAVVPDLNAALQGSFDGDAIPALKTPAIDGVGEVWVDTQYEQSAGKGDAYPSTVTVVDVEGTNKWTVTRKIALPDQKMNNAHNLWASHDQTQIYNTEWHGKSLYVMNRADGALLQEIEVGQDPAHVMTRVNTEQVHVGLNGGNSVVELNKAANGTLSINRNILVQNPGDKQAQPHAHWMGHDGQTMVTPNSNTNDSTFWDFLTDKIKSKPATGTLPIAAGINPDSTKYYVSNYLGHSISVIDMASGNKIKDIPLLDPSPTGNYDVVNGPKQGAPIGGLPIQTPVSPDGKFVITGNTLTGTITIIDTAADGGKGALVASVACDPGCHGVNFGAKKGGGYYAYITSKFSNRLIVLDYDPNNDGNVADAVIAGWVVLADGAAPTDDPISGNAGMGGQGLLPVPNVYNGWVQKLPKAFCDELSPAQRNPIGAAVPVCP; via the coding sequence ATGAACCGGTCTGGTACCTTTGCGGCCGCTCTCTGCCTAATAGCTGGAGTAGCCGGGTGTTCGGGAGACGATCCTGCTGCTAATCCTGCTAATAATGGACAGAGGCCTGTAGCAGCGGCGACCTTTGACGTGACGGACGAGCCGGGCCACTGGTTTGATACGGGAACTCCCGTTGCCGGAACCCGTTCCCTGGCCATCGTGAAACCAGGCGACAGGGTACGGTTTCTCCAAACGAGGTCACAATTTGGTCCAAATGGCCGGTCACGCGTAGAGGCGTTCCACACCGTCACAAGTCTGATTTGGCCCGTCGATGCGACCCCCGCTGAGCGTCTTGATCAGGATAAAGCAAACAAGGACGACCATGACGTGGTCTTGAGGACCCCGGGTCTCCATGTGTTCGTATGCAAACTACATCCCTATATGTTGGCTGGTGTGATCGTCGATGATTCGAAGACCGAGGGGCTGGACATCGGCGAGAAGCTCCATCTCTTAGGCGTCACCCACACGGAGGATGCTCGTAAACCCGCAGCCGCAGCAAACGCCTTCCCCAGCAACTCAGACCTAGGGCTCAGGTTGTTGCGCGCATTCTTCATCGTCACAAGTCCATCGAATTGGAAGGACTATACCAAGGTTGGAACCCCCTATAAGCCCGCCTATCCAGCGGTGCCTGTCCGCGTCACCGGCGGCGCAGTCGTTCCGGATCTCAATGCGGCACTCCAAGGATCCTTTGACGGCGACGCGATTCCCGCATTGAAGACACCCGCAATCGATGGTGTGGGTGAAGTGTGGGTCGACACGCAGTACGAGCAAAGCGCCGGCAAGGGCGACGCCTATCCGAGCACTGTGACCGTGGTCGATGTGGAAGGAACGAACAAGTGGACGGTCACGCGCAAGATTGCGTTGCCTGACCAAAAAATGAATAACGCCCACAATCTGTGGGCGAGTCACGATCAGACGCAGATTTATAACACAGAATGGCACGGCAAGAGCTTGTACGTCATGAATCGCGCGGACGGCGCACTCTTGCAGGAGATCGAGGTCGGCCAAGATCCGGCGCACGTGATGACCAGAGTCAATACCGAGCAGGTACACGTGGGACTGAACGGAGGAAATTCAGTCGTCGAACTGAACAAGGCCGCCAATGGGACCCTGAGCATCAACCGCAATATTCTGGTGCAAAACCCAGGGGACAAACAAGCACAGCCGCACGCCCATTGGATGGGCCATGATGGCCAGACGATGGTGACCCCCAACTCCAATACGAATGACTCCACGTTCTGGGATTTCCTCACTGACAAAATCAAATCTAAACCCGCCACCGGCACTCTGCCCATCGCTGCAGGAATCAACCCGGACTCGACGAAATACTATGTCTCAAACTATTTGGGACACAGCATTTCCGTCATCGACATGGCAAGTGGGAACAAGATCAAGGACATCCCGCTCCTCGATCCTTCTCCCACCGGAAACTACGATGTCGTGAACGGACCAAAACAAGGAGCTCCGATTGGTGGTCTGCCCATTCAGACTCCAGTGAGCCCCGATGGCAAATTTGTGATCACGGGAAACACCTTGACCGGAACGATCACGATCATCGATACCGCCGCGGATGGCGGTAAAGGCGCACTCGTCGCGAGTGTGGCATGCGATCCGGGATGTCATGGCGTGAACTTCGGTGCGAAGAAAGGCGGAGGGTACTACGCCTATATCACCAGCAAGTTCTCCAACCGCTTGATCGTCTTGGATTACGATCCGAACAATGACGGCAATGTCGCGGATGCCGTGATTGCGGGTTGGGTGGTACTGGCCGATGGCGCGGCCCCGACGGATGACCCTATCTCTGGCAATGCGGGCATGGGCGGACAGGGCCTGTTGCCTGTTCCCAATGTCTATAATGGGTGGGTGCAAAAGCTGCCGAAAGCATTCTGCGATGAGCTCTCGCCCGCACAGCGGAATCCGATCGGCGCTGCTGTGCCGGTGTGCCCATAG
- a CDS encoding XTP/dITP diphosphatase, with product MKEVVLATRNPDKGRELSALLGGLGIHIRTLADFPTAPEVEEDGVTCEANAIKKAKEIARATGVPAVADDTGLEVDALEGRPGVFTARYAGEYATYEDNCRKLLRELAGIPATQRRARFLTVAAIAFPGGDVHVTQGSLEGLIAEAAIGDQGFGYDPVFLVPELGKTLAQLTVEEKNRISHRAKAFVQLREWLKQHR from the coding sequence ATGAAAGAGGTCGTTCTCGCCACCCGCAATCCTGATAAAGGGCGGGAACTTAGCGCACTTCTCGGAGGTCTTGGAATTCACATCCGTACCTTGGCGGATTTCCCTACTGCTCCGGAAGTGGAGGAAGACGGGGTGACCTGCGAGGCGAATGCGATCAAAAAGGCCAAGGAGATCGCCCGGGCGACCGGCGTTCCGGCGGTTGCCGATGACACGGGACTGGAAGTCGATGCCCTTGAGGGTCGTCCCGGCGTGTTTACCGCCCGCTATGCCGGGGAATATGCCACGTATGAAGATAACTGCCGTAAGCTCTTGCGGGAGCTGGCAGGTATTCCGGCAACTCAGCGCAGAGCAAGATTCCTAACTGTTGCCGCGATTGCATTTCCTGGTGGCGATGTCCACGTGACACAGGGTAGTCTAGAAGGGCTCATTGCCGAAGCGGCAATCGGAGACCAGGGCTTTGGGTATGATCCAGTGTTCTTGGTTCCTGAATTGGGAAAAACATTGGCCCAGTTGACGGTAGAAGAAAAGAATCGGATCAGTCATCGCGCGAAAGCATTCGTTCAATTACGGGAATGGCTGAAGCAACATCGCTAA
- a CDS encoding DUF2007 domain-containing protein, whose amino-acid sequence MRRMIHLINAQDIGELAMIKSLLDGNRIAYVVHGEHVSSLYPGMPFFVSRILVDAVDRVRAEVLLSRLRLSIRETTA is encoded by the coding sequence ATGCGGCGGATGATCCATCTCATCAACGCGCAGGACATCGGCGAACTCGCGATGATCAAAAGCTTGCTCGACGGCAACCGCATCGCATACGTCGTCCATGGTGAACATGTCAGCAGCTTGTATCCGGGGATGCCGTTCTTTGTGAGCCGCATCTTGGTCGATGCGGTCGATCGGGTTCGTGCCGAAGTGTTGTTGAGCCGGCTCCGACTCTCCATTCGCGAGACGACAGCCTAA
- a CDS encoding sigma-54-dependent Fis family transcriptional regulator: MRAKILIVDDENDIRMGLENRVTWMGHEPLIANDVASALRLIREEEPDLVLLDLKLGQESGLEVLQQVHDTSHLNQPKGEGTLPTSGTHTTPLIVILTAFGTIELAVQAMQLGAFDFVPKPFTAEHLTVVIKKALDTVALHHQFNRLRKEVDDQLDPIVATNKQMAVQLACAKKAAASTATVLLLGETGTGKEILARAIHRWSPRAHKPFVAVNCAAIPETLIESELFGHEKGAFTGATSMKRGQFEEADGGTLFLDEIGDMSMSTQAKVLRALQDQVFPRVGGTKSVKVDVRVLAATNRDLRQAIRQGMFREDLYFRLAVITVTPPPLRERMDDLLALAQHFISSRPVKLGLQKRFVLSDPALEALQRYSWPGNIRELENVISRALVLCTGDTIEPEDLLLPDTPNRPRQEPGISADGETVFHSYHESMDAQSRKLIENALIRNGWNQTKAAAELGLQRTYLTKLLRQKRISGRPPASSSFV; this comes from the coding sequence ATGCGCGCCAAGATACTGATTGTGGATGACGAGAATGATATCCGCATGGGCTTGGAGAATCGCGTCACATGGATGGGGCATGAGCCCCTCATCGCCAACGATGTTGCAAGCGCGCTCCGCCTGATCCGGGAAGAGGAGCCCGATCTCGTCTTGTTGGATTTGAAGCTTGGCCAGGAATCCGGGCTGGAGGTGCTACAACAAGTTCATGATACGTCACATTTGAATCAGCCTAAAGGAGAGGGCACCCTGCCGACTTCGGGTACGCATACAACCCCGCTCATCGTCATCCTTACGGCGTTCGGAACCATCGAGCTTGCAGTGCAGGCCATGCAACTCGGGGCCTTCGATTTTGTTCCGAAACCGTTTACCGCAGAGCACTTAACCGTTGTGATCAAGAAGGCATTGGACACCGTCGCCCTCCATCATCAATTCAATCGGCTTCGAAAGGAGGTCGATGACCAGCTCGACCCCATCGTCGCTACCAACAAGCAGATGGCCGTGCAACTCGCTTGTGCGAAGAAAGCGGCCGCTTCGACCGCAACCGTCTTATTGCTCGGCGAAACCGGAACCGGCAAGGAAATTCTAGCCCGCGCCATTCATCGGTGGAGCCCTCGAGCCCACAAACCATTCGTGGCCGTCAATTGCGCAGCCATTCCTGAAACATTGATCGAGAGCGAACTTTTCGGGCATGAAAAAGGCGCCTTCACCGGCGCCACGTCAATGAAGCGAGGCCAATTCGAAGAAGCGGACGGCGGAACGTTGTTTCTCGACGAGATCGGTGACATGAGCATGAGCACACAGGCCAAAGTCCTGCGCGCATTACAAGATCAGGTGTTCCCCAGGGTCGGAGGTACCAAGTCGGTCAAAGTCGACGTGAGGGTTCTTGCCGCCACGAATAGAGACCTGAGACAGGCAATCCGTCAAGGGATGTTCCGGGAAGACTTATACTTTCGCCTTGCCGTCATCACGGTCACGCCACCCCCCCTGCGGGAACGAATGGACGATCTTCTCGCTCTTGCACAGCACTTCATCAGTTCTCGACCCGTCAAGCTGGGGCTTCAGAAACGTTTCGTGCTCAGCGATCCAGCGTTGGAAGCATTGCAACGCTATTCCTGGCCCGGCAATATCCGTGAGTTAGAGAATGTGATCTCCCGCGCTCTTGTGTTATGCACCGGGGACACCATTGAACCGGAGGATCTTTTGTTGCCTGATACTCCCAATCGCCCAAGGCAGGAACCAGGCATTTCTGCGGACGGTGAAACCGTTTTTCATTCTTATCATGAAAGTATGGATGCCCAGAGCCGAAAGCTTATCGAAAATGCGTTGATTCGGAACGGATGGAATCAAACGAAAGCGGCAGCCGAGCTCGGCCTTCAGCGAACCTACTTGACCAAACTGCTGCGCCAAAAGCGGATCTCAGGAAGACCGCCGGCTTCTTCGTCCTTCGTCTGA
- a CDS encoding DUF4124 domain-containing protein gives MPYREYRSVISIWLVAAFAVWHWGVVGVHAATVYSYIDDQGNPVFTDSPETIPEKYRAKVKTHERPDPVKKSPSVVDTVRDTVKEQVNGFGFQLPSVDMKHPSWTQSPILTYAGIAAMVLLIIMYLSKNSPMIRLLAMGLLIVIAIGTPVLMYTSDGGPMDTMKKKAAASGQAQQDRLQQVPQ, from the coding sequence ATGCCGTATCGAGAATACCGGAGTGTCATTTCGATCTGGTTGGTCGCTGCCTTCGCCGTCTGGCATTGGGGCGTCGTCGGGGTGCACGCTGCCACCGTGTATTCCTACATCGACGATCAAGGGAACCCGGTCTTTACCGACTCACCGGAGACGATTCCTGAAAAGTACCGCGCCAAGGTCAAGACGCACGAGCGTCCCGATCCGGTGAAAAAGTCGCCCTCGGTGGTGGATACGGTACGGGATACGGTCAAAGAACAGGTCAACGGTTTCGGGTTTCAGCTGCCTTCGGTCGATATGAAGCATCCCAGTTGGACTCAGTCGCCCATTCTGACTTATGCCGGTATTGCGGCGATGGTCCTGTTGATTATCATGTATTTGAGCAAAAACAGTCCCATGATCCGGTTGCTGGCCATGGGTCTGCTGATCGTCATTGCGATCGGCACCCCCGTGCTCATGTATACGAGCGACGGAGGTCCGATGGATACCATGAAGAAGAAAGCCGCGGCATCTGGACAAGCTCAACAGGATCGCCTACAACAAGTTCCGCAGTAA
- the metH gene encoding methionine synthase yields MVPASGNSELERLLHERILILDGAMGTMIQQRKLDEAAFRGDRFKDWKKDLKGHNDLLNLTQPTVIEEIHRQYLEAGADIIETNTFNSQSISLADYGMDTLGYELAKAGAECARRAAVAVEQAQPGRRCFVAGAIGPTTKTSSISTDVNSPASRGTTYEELVKAYDQQVRGLLDGGVDLLLVETIFDTLNAKAAFFAIQQAFASGARRVPIMASVTFIQAGSNRGVTGQTVEAFWNSISHVPLLSVGMNCALGPKEMRPLIEELSQIAPIYVSAHPNAGLPNPLLPTGFPETPETLAPQLREWAENGWLNIVGGCCGTTPPHIKQIAEAVRGVKPHALSRVEPYTRLSGLEAVTIRPDSNFVNIGERTNVTGSPAFAKLILAGDYEAALSVARQQVEGGAQIVDVNMDEGMLDSRAAMEKFLRLVASEPDICKVPIMVDSSKWEVLETGLRNIQGKAVVNSISLKEGEQKFIDQATLIRRYGAAVVVMAFDEQGQADTLERKKEICARSYKILTEQVGFPPQDIIFDPNILTVATGIEEHNNYAVNFIEAARWIKQNLPGAKVSGGISNISFSFRGNNVVREAMHAAFLYHAIKAGLDMGIVNAGQLAVYQEVPKDLLELVEDVLLNRRSDATERLVTFAETVKAKGKTVAKDDEWRKGTVEERLSHALIKGITDYIDQDTEEARRKYPKPLEVIEGPLMAGMNVVGDLFGSGKMFLPQVVKSARVMKKAVAYLMPFMEEEKRRTGNFQAQGKILLATVKGDVHDIGKNIVGVVLGCNNYEVIDLGVMVPCEKILAAARENKPDIIGLSGLITPSLDEMVHVAKEMTREGFDLPLLIGGATTSKAHTAVKIAPSYEPGVVHVLDASRAVGVVGSLVSQTQKPDFVKRVRDDYERVRQSHRDRGEKPLAAIAQARANRFISDWEKTDIPVPSVFGVRTITDQSLVELIPYIDWSPFFHTWELRGRYPTIFEDPTVGPKAQELYDDARRLLDEIVHKGQLNAKGVYGFFPAASLGDDIEVYQDTSRETVLTTIHHLRQQSEKPTGQPNLSLADYVAPKESGRQDYMGAFAVTAGIGLDELCRRFDKDHDDYNSIMAKALADRLAEAFAEFLHKRVREEWGYGNKEQLTNDDLIRERYRGIRPAPGYPACPDHTEKRILFDLLSAEKHAGIILTESYAMLPAAAVSGFYFAHPDAKYFAVGKIGKDQVEDYARRKGMDLRTIERWLSPNLNYEPA; encoded by the coding sequence ATGGTGCCCGCGTCGGGAAACAGCGAGCTCGAACGGCTTCTTCATGAGCGGATTCTCATCCTCGACGGAGCGATGGGCACGATGATCCAGCAACGGAAGCTGGATGAGGCCGCCTTTCGCGGGGATCGATTCAAGGACTGGAAGAAGGATCTCAAGGGTCACAACGACCTGTTGAATCTCACCCAACCCACTGTCATTGAAGAGATCCATCGGCAGTATCTGGAAGCCGGCGCGGATATTATCGAGACAAATACGTTCAATTCTCAGTCGATCTCGCTGGCGGATTACGGGATGGACACTCTGGGCTATGAATTGGCCAAAGCGGGAGCGGAGTGTGCCCGACGGGCCGCCGTGGCCGTAGAGCAGGCCCAGCCGGGACGGCGATGTTTTGTAGCCGGAGCGATTGGACCTACGACGAAGACCTCGTCGATTTCCACCGATGTCAACAGCCCCGCATCTCGCGGGACGACCTATGAAGAGCTGGTCAAAGCCTATGACCAACAAGTTAGGGGTTTGCTCGATGGTGGCGTCGATCTTTTGCTTGTGGAGACCATCTTTGACACGTTGAATGCCAAGGCCGCATTCTTTGCGATCCAACAGGCGTTCGCGTCCGGCGCCCGCCGGGTCCCGATTATGGCGTCGGTGACATTCATCCAAGCCGGCAGCAATCGGGGTGTGACCGGGCAGACCGTCGAAGCGTTCTGGAATTCCATTTCCCATGTGCCGTTGTTGAGTGTGGGGATGAATTGCGCGCTCGGTCCCAAAGAGATGCGCCCCCTGATCGAAGAATTGTCACAGATCGCGCCGATCTACGTGAGCGCACATCCCAACGCGGGCCTTCCGAATCCGCTGTTACCGACCGGATTTCCCGAGACGCCGGAAACGTTGGCGCCCCAGCTCCGGGAATGGGCGGAAAACGGGTGGCTGAACATCGTCGGCGGCTGTTGCGGCACGACGCCGCCTCATATCAAGCAGATTGCGGAAGCTGTGCGCGGGGTGAAACCGCATGCCCTTTCAAGAGTCGAGCCATACACACGATTGAGCGGTCTTGAAGCCGTCACCATCAGGCCGGACTCAAACTTCGTCAACATCGGCGAGCGAACGAACGTGACCGGCTCGCCGGCCTTCGCAAAGCTGATTCTGGCCGGCGATTATGAGGCGGCGCTGTCGGTGGCGCGGCAGCAAGTCGAGGGTGGGGCGCAAATTGTCGATGTGAACATGGACGAAGGCATGCTCGATTCCAGGGCGGCGATGGAAAAGTTTCTTCGCTTGGTGGCCTCCGAGCCGGATATCTGCAAAGTGCCCATCATGGTGGACAGTTCCAAGTGGGAGGTGCTCGAGACCGGCCTGAGAAATATTCAAGGCAAGGCCGTCGTCAATAGTATCAGTCTGAAGGAAGGCGAGCAGAAATTTATTGATCAAGCGACACTCATCCGTCGCTACGGTGCGGCGGTTGTCGTCATGGCGTTCGACGAACAGGGCCAAGCGGACACACTGGAGCGAAAGAAGGAGATCTGCGCGCGCTCCTACAAGATCCTCACGGAGCAAGTCGGGTTTCCTCCGCAAGATATCATCTTCGATCCGAACATCTTGACCGTGGCCACAGGGATCGAGGAACACAACAACTACGCCGTGAATTTCATCGAGGCGGCGCGCTGGATCAAACAGAACCTGCCGGGTGCGAAAGTCAGCGGAGGCATCAGCAATATTTCGTTCTCGTTCCGAGGAAACAATGTGGTGCGGGAAGCCATGCACGCGGCGTTCCTCTATCACGCCATCAAGGCCGGGCTTGATATGGGCATTGTCAATGCCGGGCAACTGGCAGTCTATCAAGAGGTTCCCAAAGACTTGCTTGAGCTGGTGGAAGACGTGTTGCTCAACCGGCGGTCGGATGCCACCGAACGTCTGGTGACGTTCGCGGAAACCGTGAAAGCGAAAGGGAAAACGGTTGCCAAGGACGATGAATGGCGCAAAGGGACGGTAGAGGAACGGTTATCCCATGCGCTCATCAAGGGCATTACGGACTACATCGATCAGGATACAGAGGAGGCACGCCGGAAATATCCTAAACCGTTGGAGGTCATCGAAGGGCCGTTGATGGCCGGCATGAACGTCGTCGGCGACTTATTCGGTTCAGGCAAGATGTTCCTGCCTCAGGTCGTCAAGAGCGCCCGCGTGATGAAAAAGGCCGTGGCCTATCTCATGCCGTTCATGGAAGAAGAAAAGAGGCGGACCGGAAATTTTCAAGCGCAGGGCAAGATCTTACTCGCCACCGTCAAGGGCGATGTCCACGATATCGGGAAAAACATCGTCGGTGTCGTGCTTGGCTGCAACAACTATGAAGTGATCGATCTTGGCGTGATGGTGCCGTGCGAGAAGATTCTAGCCGCGGCTCGAGAGAATAAACCGGACATCATCGGCTTGAGCGGGCTGATCACTCCATCGCTCGACGAAATGGTCCATGTGGCAAAGGAAATGACGCGCGAAGGTTTCGATCTGCCGCTCTTGATCGGTGGCGCGACGACCAGTAAGGCGCACACGGCGGTCAAGATCGCGCCTTCTTATGAACCGGGCGTAGTCCATGTGTTGGACGCGTCACGAGCGGTGGGCGTGGTGGGAAGTCTGGTCAGCCAAACGCAGAAGCCGGATTTCGTGAAACGAGTGCGGGACGATTATGAGCGGGTGAGACAATCGCATCGCGATCGAGGCGAGAAACCGCTTGCCGCGATCGCCCAAGCCCGCGCCAATCGGTTCATATCGGACTGGGAGAAGACCGATATTCCCGTGCCGTCGGTATTCGGTGTTCGGACGATCACCGATCAATCGTTGGTCGAACTGATTCCCTATATCGATTGGTCGCCGTTCTTTCACACGTGGGAATTAAGAGGGCGCTATCCGACGATCTTTGAAGATCCGACCGTCGGCCCTAAGGCCCAGGAACTGTACGACGATGCGCGGCGCCTCCTTGATGAAATTGTTCACAAGGGACAGCTCAACGCCAAGGGCGTGTATGGGTTCTTTCCGGCCGCAAGCCTCGGGGATGACATTGAGGTCTATCAGGATACATCTCGGGAGACGGTGCTCACGACAATCCATCATTTGCGTCAGCAATCGGAAAAACCGACGGGACAGCCCAATCTGTCATTGGCCGACTATGTTGCGCCGAAGGAATCAGGTCGGCAGGACTACATGGGAGCCTTCGCTGTCACAGCCGGCATTGGGTTGGACGAACTGTGTAGGCGGTTTGATAAGGACCATGACGACTATAATTCGATTATGGCCAAGGCCCTCGCGGACCGGTTGGCCGAAGCCTTTGCAGAATTTCTCCACAAACGGGTGCGAGAAGAGTGGGGGTATGGCAACAAGGAACAATTGACGAATGACGATTTGATCCGTGAACGATACCGTGGGATCCGTCCGGCACCAGGGTATCCGGCCTGTCCGGATCATACCGAGAAGCGGATACTGTTTGATCTCTTGTCCGCGGAAAAACACGCCGGGATCATCCTGACCGAGAGTTATGCCATGTTGCCTGCCGCGGCAGTAAGCGGATTCTATTTCGCCCATCCGGACGCTAAATACTTTGCTGTGGGCAAGATCGGGAAAGATCAAGTCGAAGACTACGCCCGCCGTAAGGGAATGGATCTCCGCACCATCGAGCGGTGGCTCTCGCCTAATCTGAACTACGAACCGGCCTGA